In Aegilops tauschii subsp. strangulata cultivar AL8/78 chromosome 3, Aet v6.0, whole genome shotgun sequence, one genomic interval encodes:
- the LOC109782613 gene encoding protein FAR1-RELATED SEQUENCE 5-like — translation MTEQLQLPSLDNCNCHVWTAVVAMPGQTAVAMPGQTAVAMYDQKCDCNVQTTVDGPSTTINNGAGTSTVGSSERTEDAFHQPTNNHAANNAESESEMAIIPAMPTSTPLNTSTGNTQVDETAADTEVNDETDDEAQGDEDGGQSEIMVPQPPYVGQRFESFAEAREFYQTYAKFHGFAVNTEYHRKIKKTNEYSRGEMRCHKARRNKKGKGVAPVVLERKRGIILKRECPVQCKLNVDGAQWVVTEYFDEHNHKLIKKFDLVKFLTAHRGFTPLEKKFIKLLHDCNVAPSRMVQVLSLIHSKKGTLSSMPYIPADVTNLKAKYRRESKLADIEATMAYFDEKAKEDPDFFYRIRLDDEDRVRNMYWVDGAARRAYKHFRDCISFDATYLTNMYKMPCATFIGINNHNQSLQFECGLVRNKDTDGYVWLFKTFLECIGGLAPMNIITYQDFSMRARIEEVFPLAVHRHCRWHIIKKAEETLGPVLADHPDLHKAFELCEDHSLTVEEFERSWMAMVETYQVQDHETLASLWEKRMYWVPAYFMHCFFLFLQTTQRSEGFNAVLKRYVSPGNSLLQFAKQYTALQQKILGSELQQEANTALKQPKLLTYLPMERQMSKIYTNTIFNK, via the exons ATGACTgaacaactgcagttgccatcccTGGACAACTGCAATTGCCATGTCTGGACAGCTGTAGTTGCCATGCCAGGAcaaactgcagttgccatgccaggacaaactgcagttgccatgtatgaTCAAAAATGTGATTGCAATGTACAAACAACCGTGGATG GGCCTTCAACTACAATCAACAATGGAGCGGGGACATCTACTGTGGGGAGCTCTGAGCGCACGGAAGACGCGTTCCACCAGCCAACCAACAATCATGCTGCAAACAATGCCGAGTCAGAGTCGGAAATGGCAATCATTCCAGCAATGCCGACAAGCACACCTTTGAACACAAGCACTGGCAACACTCAAGTAGATGAAACTGCTGCCGATACTGAAGTGAATGATGAAACTGATGACGAAGCACAAGGGGATGAAGATGGTGGGCAATCAGAGATCATGGTACCTCAGCCACCTTACGTTGGGCAGAGATTTGAATCGTTCGCAGAGGCAAGGGAATTCTACCAGACATATGCAAAGTTCCATGGATTTGCGGTCAACACCGAATACCATAGGAAAATTAAGAAAACTAACGAGTACAGCAGAGGTGAGATGAGGTGCCACAAGGCACGAAGGAACAAGAAGGGGAAAGGTGTTGCGCCTGTCGTTCTGGAGCGAAAGAGAGGTATCATTCTCAAGAGGGAATGCCCTGTCCAGTGTAAGCTAAACGTAGATGGAGCACAGTGGGTGGTCACTGAATATTTTGACGAGCACAACCACAAACTCATAAAGAAGTTTGACCTGGTAAAATTTCTGACCGCCCACAGAGGATTCACCCCCCTCGAGAAGAAATTCATAAAGCTGCTACATGATTGTAACGTCGCTCCATCAAGAATGGTCCAGGTACTATCACTCATCCACAGCAAAAAAGGGACTTTGAGTAGCATGCCCTACATACCAGCTGACGTCACAAACCTAAAGGCAAAGTACCGTAGAGAGAGCAAGTTGGCTGACATAGAGGCCACAATGGCCTACTTCGATGAGAAAGCGAAGGAAGATCCAGATTTCTTCTATAGGATAAGATTGGACGATGAGGACCGTGTCAGGAACATGTATTGGGTGGATGGTGCTGCAAGAAGAGCCTACAAACATTTCCGAGATTGCATTTCATTCGACGCGACATATCTCACTAATATGTACAAGATGCCATGCGCTACATTCATAGGAATAAATAACCACAATCAGTCGTTGCAGTTCGAATGCGGGCTCGTTCGAAACAAAGACACGGATGGGTACGTTTGGCTGTTCAAGACCTTCTTGGAGTGCATAGGTGGACTTGCTCCGATGAACATAATAACATACCAGGATTTTAGCATGCGTGCACGCATAGAGGAGGTCTTTCCGTTGGCAGTGCACAGGCACTGCAGGTGGCACATTATAAAGAAGGCTGAGGAGACACTAGGACCGGTCCTTGCTGACCATCCAGACCTGCACAAGGCATTCGAGCTGTGCGAGGACCACAGCTTGACGGTGGAGGAGTTTGAAAGGAGCTGGATGGCTATGGTTGAAACATATCAAGTCCAAGACCACGAGACGCTTGCTAGCTTGTGGGAGAAGCGAATGTACTGGGTGCCGGCCTACTTCATGCATTGCTTCTTCCTGTTTCTGCAGACTACACAGCGCAGTGAGGGGTTCAATGCTGTTTTGAAGCGGTACGTGAGCCCTGGCAACTCATTACTACAGTTTGCCAAGCAGTACACCGCTTTGCAACAAAAAATACTGGGATCCGAGCTACAGCAAGAAGCAAACACCGCGCTCAAGCAGCCAAAATTGCTAACATATTTACCAATGGAGAGGCAGATGAGCAAGATATACACCAACACGATTTTTAACAAGTAA